The Denticeps clupeoides chromosome 5, fDenClu1.1, whole genome shotgun sequence genome includes a region encoding these proteins:
- the s100b gene encoding protein S100-B, with the protein MSDLENSLATIIEVFHKYSEKEGDKHKLKKSELKDLINNEFPSFIEQVKDQATMDSLMESLDTDGDSECDFQEFMTFITMVTVCCHEFFEHHEDE; encoded by the exons ATGAGTGACTTGGAGAATTCGCTGGCAACCATCATTGAGGTATTTCATAAGTACTCCGAAAAAGAAGGTGACAAGCACAAATTAAAGAAAAGTGAATTGAAAGACTTGATCAACAATGAATTTCCATCTTTCATAGAG cAAGTGAAAGACCAGGCCACAATGGACAGTCTGATGGAGAGTTTGGACACGGATGGAGACTCTGAATGTGACTTCCAGGAGTTTATGACTTTCATCACCATGGTTACTGTCTGTTGCCATGAGTTCTTTGAGCACCATGAAGACGAATAA
- the sh3bp4a gene encoding LOW QUALITY PROTEIN: SH3 domain-binding protein 4-A (The sequence of the model RefSeq protein was modified relative to this genomic sequence to represent the inferred CDS: deleted 1 base in 1 codon) — translation MAAHRIRATNNNNVLPRCKSEGTLIDLSEGVSEATLTDVKVPSPSALRLDTSASFGTAREVVAIKDYCPSSFTTLKFSKGDRLFVLDTSGGEWWYAHNNTEMGYIPAAYVQPINYRNSSLSDSGMIDSLWDCSEEGVKELDFSGEWNGVSLKPTLPYNSNPFSMHTSTNPFLNGSVQVLLDQNSNEKANQRNAVDLLLFDNFPPSAPTSATSTNSTNGYSNSIFDNTPISPNLEAFEMLRKDNPFFRSKRSYSLSELSILQAQSNVPLPSSGFFTGLKAPSPEQFQSREDFRTAWLSHRKLARSCHDLDLLGQNPGWGQTQPVETNIVCRLDSYGGAVQLPDTHISIHVPEGHVAPGDTQQISMKALLDPPLELNNDKCSTVSPLVEIKLSNMETKSFITLEMKVSVEVKKDLGQMAEILCVRSDCKEGPYVPVPQAYIYSDTVQVQLDSLEPCMYIAVVVQARHNTLNSTVWDHMVKKVTLGLYGPKHIHPSFKTVVAIFGHDCAPKTLLVSEVGKQAQSAPPVALQLWGKHQFALSRPQDLQIGMYSNMSNYEVKTSEQAQVVRGFQLKLGKVSRLIYLITSRNADDISDFTMRVQVKDDQDFILAQFCVQTPQPPPKTNVRSNGQRRFLKKKEVGKIILSPLAITTKYPQFQERCITNLKFGKLLKTVIRQTKNQYLLEYKKGDVIALLSEEKIKLKGQLWTKEWYIGYYQGKTGLVHVKNVLVLGKVKPIYFCGPDLTTTVLMEQILKPCKFLTYIYASVRTVLMENVGNWRAFADALGYENLPLTYFCRAELDSEPEKVASVLEKLKEDCNNMDNKDRKSFQKELMSALLKMDCQGLVARLIMDFVLLTTAVEVAPRWRELGEKLARVSKQQMDAYEAPHRDKHGVVDSEAMWKPAYDFLLTWAAQIGDSYRDVIQELHMGLDRMKNPITKRWKHLTGTLILVNCLDMLRSSAFSPGSQDDFAI, via the exons ATGGCCGCCCATCGAATTCGAGCGAcgaacaacaacaatgtgctcCCACGCTGTAAATCAGAGGGGACGCTCATTGATCTGAGTGAGGGTGTGTCTGAAGCTACACTCACAGATGTCAAAG TGCCTTCTCCCAGTGCCTTGCGATTAGACACGTCAGCCTCCTTTGGTACTGCACGAGAGGTAGTCGCTATTAAGGACTACTGTCCATCCAGCTTTACCACACTAAAATTCTCCAAAGGCGATCGCCTCTTCGTGCTGGACACGTCTGGAGGAGAATGGTGGTATGCCCACAACAACACAGAGATGGGCTACATTCCGGCTGCCTATGTCCAACCCATCAACTACAGGAACTCCTCACTCAGTGACAGTGGAATGATAGACAGTCTTTGGGACTGCTCTGAGGAAGGTGTCAAGGAGCTGGATTTCTCTGGGGAGTGGAATGGGGTATCCCTGAAGCCCACTCTGCCTTATAACAGTAACCCCTTTTCCATGCACACCTCCACAAATCCCTTCCTCAATGGGTCAGTTCAGGTCCTCCTGGACCAGAACAGTAATGAGAAGGCTAACCAGCGCAATGCTGTGGACCTGCTGCTCTTTGACAATTTCCCACCCTCTGCCCCCACGTCTGCTACCAGCACCAACTCCACCAACGGGTACAGCAATAGTATCTTTGATAACACTCCCATTAGCCCCAACCTGGAAGCCTTTGAGATGCTTCGTAAGGACAACCCGTTCTTCCGGAGTAAAAGATCATATAGTTTGTCTGAGTTGTCAATCCTTCAGGCCCAGTCCAATGTTCCATTGCCTTCCTCTGGGTTTTTCACTGGACTTAAGGCTCCATCTCCAGAGCAGTTTCAGAGCAGGGAAGACTTCAGGACTGCATGGCTGAGCCATAGGAAGTTGGCTAGGTCATGCCATGACCTTGACTTGCTGGGACAAAATCCAGGTTGGGGCCAGACCCAGCCAGTGGAAACCAACATAGTCTGCAGGTTGGACAGCTATGGGGGTGCAGTCCAACTGCCAGATACTCATATCAGTATTCATGTTCCCGAAGGCCATGTGGCTCCTGGGGACACTCAACAAATATCAATGAAGGCATTGCTGGATCCCCCTTTAGAACTAAATAATGACAAATGTTCTACTGTAAGCCCTCTTGTGGAGATCAAACTGAGCAACATGGAGACAAAGTCCTTCATCACACTAGAGATGAAAGTCTCGGTAGAGGTAAAGAAGGACTTAGGTCAGATGGCAGAGATTTTGTGTGTTAGGAGTGACTGTAAAGAAGGTCCTTATGTCCCTGTACCACAGGCTTACATATATAGTGACACAGTGCAGGTCCAGCTGGACAGCCTGGAGCCCTGCATGTACATAGCTGTGGTAGTCCAAGCCCGACACAATACCCTCAACTCAACAGTATGGGACCACATGGTGAAGAAAGTCACTCTGGGGCTTTATGGTCCCAAACACATACATCCCTCCTTCAAGACTGTGGTGGCTATATTTGGACATGACTGTGCCCCAAAGACACTACTGGTCAGTGAGGTAGGAAAACAGGCCCAATCTGCACCTCCAGTTGCCCTTCAGTTGTGGGGTAAGCATCAGTTTGCGTTGTCCAGACCTCAGGACCTACAAATTGGCATGTACTCCAACATGTCCAATTATGAGGTTAAGACTAGTGAACAGGCTCAGGTTGTCCGTGGATTCCAGCTTAAACTGGGTAAGGTAAGCAGGCTAATATACCTTATCACCTCACGTAATGCAGATGATATTTCAGACTTCACAATGCGTGTTCAAGTAAAAGACGATCAAGATTTTATCCTTGCCCAGTTCTGTGTCCAAACCCCTCAACCCCCACCAAAAACCAACGTACGAAGCAATGGACAAAGgagatttttg aaaaaaaaagaagtgggcAAAATCATCCTTTCTCCTCTGGCTATCACTACCAAATACCCTCAGTTTCAGGAACGATGCATCACTAACCTAAAATTTGGCAAACTACTCAAAACTGTGATCAGACAGACCAAGAACCAGTACCTGCTTGAGTACAAGAAAGGTGACGTGATCGCCTTGTTGAGCGAGGAGAAAATCAAACTGAAAGGACAACTGTGGACCAAAGAGTGGTATATAGGATACTATCAGGGAAAGACGGGTCTTGtacatgtgaaaaatgttttggtctTGGGAAAAGTAAAACCCATATATTTCTGCGGGCCAGATCTCACAACCACTGTGCTCATGGAGCAAATTCTGAAGCCTTGCAAATTCCTCACTTACATCTACGCCTCTGTACGGACTGTACTCATGGAGAATGTTGGGAACTGGAGGGCATTTGCTGATGCTTTGGGATATGAAAATCTGCCTTTGACTTATTTCTGTCGAGCTGAGTTGGACAGCGAACCAGAGAAAGTGGCTTCTGTGCTTGAGAAGCTCAAGGAGGATTGCAATAACATGGACAACAAAGACAGGAAGTCTTTTCAGAAGGAACTGATGTCG GCTCTGCTGAAGATGGACTGCCAGGGCCTGGTGGCCAGGCTCATTATGGACTTTGTGCTGCTGACCACAGCGGTGGAGGTGGCCCCACGCTGGAGAGAACTTGGCGAGAAGCTGGCCAGGGTGTCCAAACAACAGATGGATGCCTATGAGGCACCTCACCGTGACAAGCATGGGGTGGTGGACAGTGAG GCCATGTGGAAACCAGCATATGACTTCCTGCTGACTTGGGCAGCACAGATTGGTGACAGCTACCGTGACGTGATACAGGAGCTGCACATGGGTCTGGACCGGATGAAGAACCCCATCACCAAGCGCTGGAAGCACCTGACGGGCACTCTCATCCTTGTCAACTGCCTGGACATGCTGCGCAGCTCTGCCTTCAGCCCTGGCTCTCAGGATGACTTTGCCATTTGA